In one Pungitius pungitius chromosome 13, fPunPun2.1, whole genome shotgun sequence genomic region, the following are encoded:
- the p4ha1b gene encoding prolyl 4-hydroxylase subunit alpha-1b isoform X2 yields the protein MLSFRMELPCLSLLLLSCLQSLSANNDFFTSIGQMTDLLYTEKDLVTSLKDYIKAEETKLERVKQWADKLDSLSAVAIQDPEGFLGHPVNAFKLMKRLNTEWADLESLVLSDTTDGFISNLTIQRQYFPTDEDQTGAAKALLRLQDTYRLDANTISTGDLPGVKHKSLMTVEDCYELGKIAYSDVDYYHTELWMAQALKQLDQGEESPLDRVILLDYLSYSIYQQGDIERALDFTKQLLALDPEHQRANGNLKYFEFQLEKLKKEAADAPPTEKKQKEKREATEKIKKPKKKFLTPQLPERKKYEMLCRGEGIRMTPRRQSRLFCRYYDNKHNPMYVLAPVKQQDEWDRPYIVRFIDIISDKEMERVKQLAKPRLRRATVHDPLTGKLTTAQYRVSKSAWLTGYEDPIIDKINQRIEDLTGLEMDTAEELQVANYGVGGQYEPHFDFGRKDEPDAFKELGTGNRVATWLFYMSDVAAGGATVFPDVGASVGPQKGTAVFWYNLFPSGEGDYSTRHAACPVLVGNKWVSNKWIHERGQEWRRPCSLNETE from the exons ATGCTCTCGTTTAG GATGGAGCTGCCATGTTTAAGTCTCCTGTTGCTGAGCTGTCTGCAGTCGCTCTCTGCCAACAATGACTTCTTCACCTCCATAG GCCAGATGACGGATCTGTTGTACACAGAAAAAGACCTGGTCACCTCCCTGAAGGACTACATCAAAGCGGAGGAGACCAAGCTGGAGCGGGTCAAACA GTGGGCTGATAAGTTGGATTCGTTGTCGGCTGTGGCCATCCAGGACCCCGAGGGCTTCCTGGGGCACCCTGTCAATGCCTTCAAGCTGATGAAGAGGCTGAACACAGAGTGGGCGGATCTGGAGAGCCTTGTGCTCAGTGACACCACTGATG GATTTATATCCAACCTGACGATCCAGAGACAGTACTTCCCGACGGATGAGGACCAGACGGGGGCGGCCAAAGCTCTCCTCCGGTTACAAGACACTTACAGACTGGATGCCAACACTATCTCCACAGGGGACCTACCTG GGGTGAAACACAAGAGCCTGATGACCGTGGAGGACTGTTATGAGCTGGGGAAAATTGCCTACTCTGACGTTGATTACTACCACACAGAGCTGTGGATGGCCCAGGCCCTGAAACAGCTGGATCAGGGCGAGGAGTCCCCTTTAGATCGGGTGATACTGCTCGACTACCTCAGCTACTCCATCTACCAGCAGGGGGACATTGAGCGAGCCCTGGATTTCACCAAGCAGCTGCTGGCACTGG ACCCTGAGCATCAGCGCGCCAACGGCAACCTGAAATACTTTGAGTTCCAGTTAGAGAAGCTGAAAAAGGAGGCGGCGGACGCACCTCCAACAGAGAAgaagcaaaaagagaaaagagaagcaaCAGAGAAGATAAAGAAGCCCAAAAAGAAGTTCCTGACTCCTCAGCTCCCAGAGAGGAAGAAGTATGAGATGCTCTGTCGTGGCGAGGGCATACGCATG ACCCCCCGCAGGCAGAGCCGGCTGTTCTGTCGTTACTATGACAACAAGCACAACCCCATGTATGTGCTGGCGCCGGTCAAACAGCAAGACGAGTGGGACCGCCCCTACATCGTCCGCTTCATTGACATCATCTCTGACAAAGAAATGGAGAGGGTCAAGCAGCTGGCAAAGCCACGG TTAAGGCGAGCCACGGTGCATGACCCCCTAACCGGCAAACTTACAACGGCCCAGTACAGAGTCTCCAAGAG TGCCTGGCTCACCGGCTACGAGGATCCGATAATTGACAAGATCAACCAGAGAATCGAGGATCTCACCGGTTTGGAGATGGACACTGCAGAAGAGCTGCAG GTTGCAAATTACGGCGTTGGAGGTCAATACGAGCCTCACTTTGACTTTGGACGG AAAGACGAGCCAGACGCCTTTAAAGAGCTGGGCACCGGGAACCGCGTAGCAACGTGGCTCTTCTAC ATGAGTGATGTAGCAGCAGGTGGAGCCACAGTATTTCCAGATGTTGGTGCATCAGTTGGGCCCCAAAAG ggcACCGCAGTGTTCTGGTACAACCTGTTTCCCAGCGGGGAGGGAGACTACAGCACCCGGCACGCAGCTTGTCCAGTGTTAGTGGGCAACAAGTGGG TATCAAACAAATGGATCCATGAGCGAGGTCAGGAGTGGCGGCGGCCTTGTTCCCTGAATGAAACCGAATGA
- the p4ha1b gene encoding prolyl 4-hydroxylase subunit alpha-1b isoform X1 encodes MLSFRMELPCLSLLLLSCLQSLSANNDFFTSIGQMTDLLYTEKDLVTSLKDYIKAEETKLERVKQWADKLDSLSAVAIQDPEGFLGHPVNAFKLMKRLNTEWADLESLVLSDTTDGFISNLTIQRQYFPTDEDQTGAAKALLRLQDTYRLDANTISTGDLPGVKHKSLMTVEDCYELGKIAYSDVDYYHTELWMAQALKQLDQGEESPLDRVILLDYLSYSIYQQGDIERALDFTKQLLALDPEHQRANGNLKYFEFQLEKLKKEAADAPPTEKKQKEKREATEKIKKPKKKFLTPQLPERKKYEMLCRGEGIRMTPRRQSRLFCRYYDNKHNPMYVLAPVKQQDEWDRPYIVRFIDIISDKEMERVKQLAKPRLRRATISNPITGVLETAPYRISKSAWLTGYEDPIIDKINQRIEDLTGLEMDTAEELQVANYGVGGQYEPHFDFGRKDEPDAFKELGTGNRVATWLFYMSDVAAGGATVFPDVGASVGPQKGTAVFWYNLFPSGEGDYSTRHAACPVLVGNKWVSNKWIHERGQEWRRPCSLNETE; translated from the exons ATGCTCTCGTTTAG GATGGAGCTGCCATGTTTAAGTCTCCTGTTGCTGAGCTGTCTGCAGTCGCTCTCTGCCAACAATGACTTCTTCACCTCCATAG GCCAGATGACGGATCTGTTGTACACAGAAAAAGACCTGGTCACCTCCCTGAAGGACTACATCAAAGCGGAGGAGACCAAGCTGGAGCGGGTCAAACA GTGGGCTGATAAGTTGGATTCGTTGTCGGCTGTGGCCATCCAGGACCCCGAGGGCTTCCTGGGGCACCCTGTCAATGCCTTCAAGCTGATGAAGAGGCTGAACACAGAGTGGGCGGATCTGGAGAGCCTTGTGCTCAGTGACACCACTGATG GATTTATATCCAACCTGACGATCCAGAGACAGTACTTCCCGACGGATGAGGACCAGACGGGGGCGGCCAAAGCTCTCCTCCGGTTACAAGACACTTACAGACTGGATGCCAACACTATCTCCACAGGGGACCTACCTG GGGTGAAACACAAGAGCCTGATGACCGTGGAGGACTGTTATGAGCTGGGGAAAATTGCCTACTCTGACGTTGATTACTACCACACAGAGCTGTGGATGGCCCAGGCCCTGAAACAGCTGGATCAGGGCGAGGAGTCCCCTTTAGATCGGGTGATACTGCTCGACTACCTCAGCTACTCCATCTACCAGCAGGGGGACATTGAGCGAGCCCTGGATTTCACCAAGCAGCTGCTGGCACTGG ACCCTGAGCATCAGCGCGCCAACGGCAACCTGAAATACTTTGAGTTCCAGTTAGAGAAGCTGAAAAAGGAGGCGGCGGACGCACCTCCAACAGAGAAgaagcaaaaagagaaaagagaagcaaCAGAGAAGATAAAGAAGCCCAAAAAGAAGTTCCTGACTCCTCAGCTCCCAGAGAGGAAGAAGTATGAGATGCTCTGTCGTGGCGAGGGCATACGCATG ACCCCCCGCAGGCAGAGCCGGCTGTTCTGTCGTTACTATGACAACAAGCACAACCCCATGTATGTGCTGGCGCCGGTCAAACAGCAAGACGAGTGGGACCGCCCCTACATCGTCCGCTTCATTGACATCATCTCTGACAAAGAAATGGAGAGGGTCAAGCAGCTGGCAAAGCCACGG CTGCGCAGGGCCACCATCTCAAACCCCATCACAGGAGTGCTGGAGACAGCGCCGTACCGGATCAGCAAAAG TGCCTGGCTCACCGGCTACGAGGATCCGATAATTGACAAGATCAACCAGAGAATCGAGGATCTCACCGGTTTGGAGATGGACACTGCAGAAGAGCTGCAG GTTGCAAATTACGGCGTTGGAGGTCAATACGAGCCTCACTTTGACTTTGGACGG AAAGACGAGCCAGACGCCTTTAAAGAGCTGGGCACCGGGAACCGCGTAGCAACGTGGCTCTTCTAC ATGAGTGATGTAGCAGCAGGTGGAGCCACAGTATTTCCAGATGTTGGTGCATCAGTTGGGCCCCAAAAG ggcACCGCAGTGTTCTGGTACAACCTGTTTCCCAGCGGGGAGGGAGACTACAGCACCCGGCACGCAGCTTGTCCAGTGTTAGTGGGCAACAAGTGGG TATCAAACAAATGGATCCATGAGCGAGGTCAGGAGTGGCGGCGGCCTTGTTCCCTGAATGAAACCGAATGA
- the LOC119213745 gene encoding dual specificity protein phosphatase 2-like: protein MTWKEMGVLLSRVNNSCRGSSGEPVNTSETASGSICDGEVRGADSDRCSVAPIQNNERVLVPAFPVSAHVERGYITPQQVYNLLSAEEGQPALYDSYYILILDCRSTERYEDSHVVTARAAVTVIHPVLGCLVSCVELQKYSTILLYAEEGCSPVGSAKARTDSPDLLHCFFQLSSLGMDPVILLGGFSAFHALYPFLCTPLMVLLEAERHTLTIYPSEILEEALFQGSASQASDYRIINNLHITHVVNATANWPDAFPGTLRYLRLRLSDDAQQELVEALPLASRFISSALMGDPAGRVLVHCSAGRSRSSAVTLAFLMEHRRWSLLHALRWLKERRACSAPNMNFLRQLLSYEELLFGSKITSLNDIRR, encoded by the exons ATGACTTGGAAGGAGATGGGTGTACTACTGTCCAG AGTGAACAACAGTTGCAGGGGAAGCTCCGGAGAGCCCGTCAACACATCGGAAACAGCGAGCGGCAGCATCTGTGACGGAGAGGTCCGCGGCGCGGACAGCGACCGCTGCTCCGTCGCGCCCATTCAGAACAACG AGAGGGTGCTGGTTCCTGCTTTCCCGGTGAGTGCGCACGTGGAGAGAGGCTACATCACCCCGCAGCAAGTGTACAACCTGCTGAGCGCCGAGGAGGGCCAGCCCGCCCTGTACGACTCGTACTACATCCTCATCCTGGACTGCCGCAGCACGGAGAG GTACGAGGACAGTCACGTGGTGACGGCGCGGGCCGCCGTGACGGTGATCCACCCGGTGCTGGGCTGTCTGGTGAGCTGCGTTGAACTGCAGAAGTACTCGACAATACTGCTGTATGCGGAGGAAGGATGCAGCCCAG TGGGCAGTGCGAAGGCCAGGACGGACTCCCCGGACCTCCTGCACTGTTTCTTCCAGCTCAGCAGTTTGGGAATGGATCCCGTCATCCTGCTGGGGGGGTTTTCGGCCTTCCACGCCCTCTACCCTTTCCTCTGCACGCCGCTCATGGTCCTGCTGGAAGCCGAGCGCCACACTCTCACCATCTACCCGTCCGAGATCCTGGAAGAGGCTCTCTTCCAGGGCTCCGCCTCGCAGGCCTCCGACTACCGCATCATCAACAACCTACACATCACGCACGTGGTCAACGCCACGGCCAACTGGCCCGACGCTTTCCCCGGCACGCTGCGCTACCTGCGGCTGCGTCTGAGCGACGACGCCCAGCAGGAGCTGGTGGAGGCCCTGCCGCTGGCCTCCAGGTTCATCAGCTCGGCCCTGATGGGCGACCCCGCCGGCCGCGTCCTGGTCCACTGCAGCGCGGGCAGGAGTCGCAGCTCAGCCGTGACGCTGGCCTTCCTCATGGAGCACCGCCGCTGGTCGCTGCTCCACGCCCTGCGCTggctgaaggagaggagggcgTGCTCGGCGCCGAACATGAACTTCCTGCGTCAGCTGCTGAGCTACGAGGAGCTGCTGTTTGGGAGCAAAATCACCTCCCTTAACGACATCCGGCGGTGA
- the actn2b gene encoding alpha-actinin-2b: MTTSLVHLRQTGPGDCRVGRTRASEREREREREREKERRKSGYFPVASVTFDQSSGQKKGAVMMTQVETTVHYDNGYEYEYMNQEDEWDRDMLLDPAWEQQQRKTFTAWCNSHLRKAGTQIENIEEDLRNGLKLMLLLEVISGERLPKPDRGKMRFHKIANVNKALEFITSKGVKLVSIGAEEIVDGNVKMTLGMIWTIILRFAIQDISVEETSAKEGLLLWCQRKTAPYRNVNVQNFHISWKDGLAFCALIHRHRPDLLDYSKLNKDDPLGNLNLAFDIAEKHLDIPKMLDAEDIINTPKPDERAIMTYVSCFYHCFAGAEQAETAANRICKVLGVNQENEKMMEEYERLASELLEWIRRTTPWLENRTPEKTMAEMQRKLEDFRDYRRQHKPPKVQEKCQLEINFNTLQTKLRISNRPAFMPSEGKMVSDIASAWQGLEQAEKGFEEWLLTEIRRLERLDHLAEKFRQKATNHEAWAGGKEMILSQKDYETATLTEIRALLRKHEAFESDLAAHQDRVEQIAAIAQELNELDYHDVAAVNERCQSICDLWDKLGTLTQKRRESLERTDKLLETIDQLFVEFAKRSAPFNNWMEGAMEDLQDMFIVHTIEEVQSLMAAHEQFKATLPEADAERQAILGIHNEVLKISQSYGIKANIINPYSTLSTEELLNKWEKVKKLVPQRDGALQEEMASQHAHERLRRQFAAQANLIGPWIQTRMEEIGHCSLETGGTLEDQMTQLKQCEHVVVAYKPNIDKLEGDHQLIQESLVFDNKHTNYTMEHIRVGWELLLTTVARTINEIETQILTRDAKGISQQQMKEFRSSFNHFDRKKNGAMETDDFRACLISMGYDLGEVEFARIMILVDPNGTGSVSFQSFIDFMTRETADTDTADQVVASFRILATDKPYILVEELRRELPPEQAEYCIMRMPPYSGPGAPPGALDYAAFSTALYGESDL; encoded by the exons ATGACAACGTCACTTGTTCATCTGAGGCAAACAGGGCCAGGCGACTGTCGGGTCGGGAGGACAAGGgcaagcgagagagagagagagagagagagagagagagagaaagagagaagaaagtcCGGCTACTTCCCCGTCGCCAGCGTTACATTTGATCAGTCGAGCGGACAGAAGAAGGGCGCAGTGATGATGACCCAGGTGGAGACCACGGTGCACTATGACAACGGCTACGAGTACGAGTACATGAACCAGGAGGATGAGTGGGACAGGGACATGCTCCTCGACCCTGCCTGGGAACAACAGCAGAGGAAA ACATTCACTGCCTGGTGCAACTCCCACCTAAGGAAAGCTGGTACTCAAATAGAGAATATCGAGGAGGACCTCAGAAATGGACTGAAACTCATGCTGCTTCTGGAAGTGATCTCAG GAGAGAGGTTACCCAAGCCAGACAGAGGGAAGATGCGATTTCACAAGATTGCCAATGTCAACAAAGCCTTAGAATTCATCACGAGCAAAGGAGTGAAACTTGTGTCCATCGGAGCTGAAG AGATTGTGGACGGTAATGTAAAGATGACTCTTGGGATGATCTGGACTATCATCCTCCGCTTCGCCATCCAGGACATTTCTGTGGAGG AAACATCTGCCAAGGAAGGTCTTCTCTTGTGGTGTCAGAGAAAGACTGCTCCCTACAGGAACGTCAACGTCCAAAACTTCCACATCAG CTGGAAGGACGGCCTGGCCTTCTGCGCCCTGATTCACAGACACAGACCCGACCTCCTCGACTACTCTAAGCTCAACAAG gaTGATCCTCTGGGGAACCTGAACCTGGCTTTCGACATAGCCGAGAAACACCTGGACATTCCCAAAATGCTGGATGCAGAAG ATATCATCAACACCCCCAAGCCTGACGAAAGAGCCATCATGACCTATGTGTCCTGCTTTTACCATTGCTTTGCCGGTGCTGAGCAG GCAGAGACGGCCGCCAACAGGATCTGTAAGGTGCTCGGTGTGAACCAGGAGAACGAGAAAATGATGGAGGAATACGAGAGACTGGCCAGTGAG CTGCTGGAGTGGATCCGCCGCACCACTCCCTGGCTGGAGAACCGCACCCCGGAGAAGACCATGGCGGAGATGCAGCGGAAGCTGGAGGACTTCCGGGACTACAGGCGTCAGCACAAGCCCCCCAAAGTGCAGGAGAAGTGCCAGCTGGAAATTAACTTCAACACCCTTCAGACCAAGTTGCGCATCAGCAATCGGCCTGCCTTCATGCCCTCCGAGGGGAAGATGGTATCT gacatAGCCAGTGCATGGCAGGGGCTGGAGCAGGCAGAGAAAGGCTTCGAGGAGTGGCTGCTCACGGAGATCCGTCGGCTGGAGAGGCTGGACCACCTCGCGGAAAAGTTCCGCCAAAAGGCCACCAATCACGAGGCCTGGGCCGGCG GTAAAGAGATGATCCTCTCCCAGAAGGACTACGAAACCGCCACCCTGACAGAAATCAGAGCACTGCTTCGAAAGCACGAGGCCTTTGAGAGTGACCTGGCAGCGCACCAGGACAGAGTGGAGCAGATCGCCGCCATTGCACAGGAGCTAAA TGAGCTGGACTACCACGACGTGGCTGCTGTGAACGAACGGTGTCAGAGCATCTGTGACTTGTGGGATAAGTTGGGAACCCTGACCCAGAAGAGGAGAGAGTCCCTGGAG CGCACAGATAAGCTGCTGGAGACCATTGATCAGCTGTTTGTGGAGTTCGCCAAGAGGTCGGCGCCTTTCAACAACTGGATGGAGGGAGCCATGGAGGACCTGCAGGACATGTTCATAGTGCATACAATTGAAGAAGTCCAG AGTCTAATGGCGGCTCACGAGCAGTTCAAAGCTACTCTTCCCGAGGCGGACGCGGAGAGACAGGCCATCTTGGGAATTCACAATGAGGTGCTGAAGATTTCCCAGAGTTACGGGATCAAGGCCAACATTATCAACCCGTACAGTACTCTCTCAACCGAAGAGCTTCTGAACAAATGGGAAAAG GTGAAGAAGCTGGTTCCTCAGAGGGACGGAGCCCTCCAGGAGGAGATGGCAAGTCAGCATGCCCATGAAAGGCTGAGACGACAGTTTGCTGCCCAGGCTAATCTCATTGGGCCCTGGATACAAACCAGGATGGAG GAAATTGGGCACTGCTCCCTGGAGACAGGAGGCACCCTGGAGGACCAGATGACACAGCTGAAGCAATGTGAGCACGTCGTTGTCGCTTACAAGCCCAACATCGACAAGTTGGAGGGAGACCACCAGCTCATCCAGGAGTCCCTGGTGTTCGACAACAAACACACCAATTACACTATGGAG CACATCCGCGTCGGATGGGAGCTGCTCCTCACCACCGTCGCCCGAACCATCAACGAGATCGAGACCCAGATCCTGACTCGGGATGCCAAAGGCATCAGCCAGCAGCAGATGAAGGAGTTCAGATCCTCTTTCAACCACTTTGACAGG aagaaaaatggaGCAATGGAGACCGATGACTTCCGAGCCTGCCTCATCTCTATGGGTTACGACTTG GGGGAGGTGGAGTTTGCCCGTATAATGATCCTGGTGGACCCCAATGGTACCGGAAGCGTCTCCTTCCAGTCGTTCATTGATTTCATGACTAGAGAGACTGCTGACACGGACACAGCCGATCAGGTTGTGGCATCCTTCCGGATCCTCGCCACTGAcaag ccCTACATActggtggaggagctgaggagagaACTCCCTCCCGAACAAGCAGAGTACTGCATCATGAGGATGCCGCCTTACTCCGGCCCTGGAGCACCACCAGGGGCACTGGACTACGCGGCCTTCTCCACTGCCCTCTATGGAGAGAGTGACCTTTAA
- the ecd gene encoding protein ecdysoneless homolog yields the protein MDNLQRRTIQEDVVQYKLFWIQTDSSTSQQTEEHLTHLVEEVLAKVASLLIQYIWQHQSFNLKYHPEKAGVPAHIGGSTQFGDNVEDEWFVVYLLQQITEGFPELIAKVEDNDGEFLLIEAADYLPKWLSPDTSENRVFLYRGELHILPCPSKSSPVGVSKDVVPCVEQATSMLSTHSGACLASHKIRSALKKRLEGYPEKIKVDLHRAHCFIPSTIAMVLSQRPDLVAPAVSAFYLRDPVDLQACRSFKTFPPDTRVLTSVTFTRCLYAQLQQQQFTPDRRSGFTLPPHTHPQYKSHELGMKLAHGFEILCCKCRLPSSEPDAPVSCNPQWKGFVDSLKANGYFREELEGSAHYRELARSAENFFKQSVASKSSALSPGEEVLQLLHSCGPINLEELKKQEAQLPQEDSDSWLDITTQDLERMLQERSVGRADVGSQHSSSTKRGTQNVGGAEEGRKEAEDDKKEEEASYSLVAVSQGMKNFLNAMSSHEGAELPWSSSTQPFSLEPDSMAKALDRLLGSNEEELDSDDLDDDDDDEDEDEEKELEGHADMNGTETLDGLRKYMDEMDQELMSTNIGQSFNLTKYNKVDLDNGSPHSSASGGERGETKEEEEEEEEEIQPLDVDLNLVTNLLESLSCQSGLAGPASNLLQSLGIHLPPNSDPS from the exons ATGGACAACCTGCAGAGAAGAACGATTCAGGAAGACGTGGTTCAGTACAAACTCTTCTGGATCCAGACAGACAGTTCAACTTCACAGCAGACTGAGGAACACCTCACACATCTGGTAGAGGAGGTTTTGGCAAAGGTTGCCTCACTTCTGATACAATACATCTGGCAGCATCAGTCATTCAACCTCAAGTATCATCCTGAGAAAG CTGGTGTACCTGCTCATATTGGAGGGAGCACTCAGTTTGGGGACAATGTGGAGGACGAGTGGTTTGTTGTTTATCTTTTGCAGCAAATCACAGAAGGCTTCCCAGAGCTCATAGCCAA GGTTGAGGACAACGATGGAGAGTTTCTTCTCATTGAAGCAGCCGATTATCTTCCCAAGTGGCTGAGTCCAGACACCAGTGAAAACAGG GTCTTTCTCTACAGGGGGGAATTGCATATATTGCCATGTCCCTCAAAATCCAGTCCAGTGGGAGTCTCAAAAGATGTTGTACCATGTGTGGAACAAGCTACATCAATGCTCTCCACCCATTCAGGGGCCTGTCTGGCAAGCCACAAGATACGTTCAGCCCTGAAGAAGCGGTTAGAGGG GTACCCAGAGAAGATAAAAGTTGACCTGCATCGTGCCCACTGCTTCATACCTTCAACTATCGCCATGGTGCTGTCACAACGGCCAGACCTGGTCGCCCCGGCAGTGTCGGCGTTCTACCTGCGGGATCCAGTAGATCTACAGGCGTGTCGAAGTTTCAAGACCTTCCCACCTGACACAAGAGTCCTCACCTCG GTGACATTCACCCGATGCCTGTAcgcccagctgcagcagcagcagttcacTCCAGACAGGAGGAGCGGCTTCACGCTGCCTCCTCACACTCATCCCCAGTACAAATCCCATGAGCTCGGCATGAAACTG gcCCATGGCTTTGAGATCCTCTGCTGTAAGTGTAGACTTCCATCATCAGAGCCCGATGCCCCCGTCAGTTGTAACCCTCAGTGGAAAGGCTTCGTGGACAGTCTGAAAGCTAACGGCTACTTCAGG GAAGAACTTGAAGGTTCGGCTCATTACAGAGAATTGGCAAGATCTGCGGAAAATTTCTTCAAACAGTCTGTTGCCTCAAAATCAAG tgctttGTCCCCGGGGGAGGaggtcctccagctgctgcacagCTGCGGTCCGATCAActtggaggagctgaagaaacaAGAAGCACAGCTCCCCCAAGAGGACA GTGACAGCTGGCTGGATATCACAACTCAGGATCTGGAGCGCATGTTGCAGGAGAGGAGTGTGGGCAGAGCTGATGTTGGCAGCCAACACTCCAGTTCTACCAAACGGGGGACACAGAATGTCGGGGGTGCagaggaggggagaaaggagGCGGAGGATGacaagaaggaagaggaggccagCTACAGCCTGGTAGCAGTCAGTCAAGGGATGAAGAACTTCCTAAACGCCATGTCGTCACATGAGGGTGCTGAACTTCCCTG GAGCAGTTCTACTCAGCCTTTTAGCTTAGAGCCTGACTCCATGGCCAAAGCACTGGACAGACTACTCG GAAGCAATGAAGAAGAGCTAGATTCAGATGATctagacgacgacgacgacgatgaagatgaagatgaggagaaaGAGCTAGAAGGTCATGCAGATATGAATGGGACCGAAACTTTGGACGGTCTCAGAAAATACATGGATGAGATGGATCAGGAGCTGATGAGCACTAATATAGGACAAAGCTTTAATCTGACG AAGTACAACAAGGTGGACTTGGACAATGGCTCCCCTCATTCCTCTGCTTCTGGAGGGGAGAGGGGCGagacaaaggaggaggaggaggaggaggaggaagagatccAGCCACTGGACGTCGACCTGAATCTGGTCACAAACCTGCTGGAGTCCCTCAGCTGCCAGTCGGGCCTGGCCGGACCAGCCTCCAACCTGCTGCAGAGTCTTGGTATTCACCTTCCACCCAACTCGGACCCCTCGTAG
- the si:ch211-248a14.8 gene encoding uncharacterized protein si:ch211-248a14.8 produces MANFKCCWRRGWCASAFQGLLSDHALKSLLRTLAPTLCLAGVMVYALADKLRDFVAGVFIPQYHFPYALALCFAQVLLSLFVLNLLHVLDVVPLKRYSRSLGEKVLVPSICMGIHAVLATWAKANCSSVSLFSLTQPLLPVATAAFSLCQKPASPPSLVVSVPISILGGTSLVVTACRDLSGVEPLEYMYAPLALILHSVSLTWLAKVSEAERRNSPGAQASMFDIYHVQLVNQSWLLGLLWLLHPDSPRQVLGHSSWRSLLFHGYLLAILLLGAALNFVVAAAALSASPIAAALLHSARPLVQPFLQLL; encoded by the exons ATGGCGAATTTCAAATG TTGCTGGAGGAGGGGATGGTGCGCTTCGGCCTTCCAGGGTCTTTTGTCTGACCACGCACTGAAGTCCCTGCTTCGCACCCTGGCCCCCACCCTGTGCCTGGCGGGGGTGATGGTTTACGCCCTGGCAGATAAACTCAGAGACTTCGTGGCCGGCGTCTTCATCCCACAGTACCACTTCCCCTATGCACTGGCTCTCTGCTTTGCCCAG GTTCTGCTCTCCCTCTTCGTCTTAAATCTCCTCCACGTCCTGGATGTGGTGCCTCTGAAGCGTTACTCCAGGTCGCTGGGGGAGAAGGTGCTGGTGCCCTCCATCTGCATGGGCATCCATGCCGTGCTGGCCACGTGGGCCAAGGCCAACTGCTCAAGCGTCAGCCTCTTCTCCCTCACCCAGCCTCTGCTGCCCGTGGCCACCGCGGCTTTCAGTTTGTGTCAGAAGCCGGCGTCCCCTCCGTCCCTCGTCGTCTCTGTTCCCATTTCCATCCTGGGCGGAACATCTCTTGTCGTCACGG cCTGCAGGGATCTGTCAGGTGTGGAACCCCTGGAGTACATGTACGCGCCTCTGGCTTTGATCCTCCACAGCGTGTCTCTGACTTGGCTGGCTAAGGTGTCTGAGGCCGAGCGACGCAACTCCCCCGGCGCCCAGGCCTCCATGTTTGACATCTACCACGTCCAGCTGGTGAACCAGAGCTGGCTGCTGGGCCTCTTGTGGCTGCTGCACCCGGACAGCCCCCGGCAGGTGTTGGGTCACAGCAGCTGGCGGAGCCTGCTCTTCCACGGATACCTGCTGGCTATCCTCCTGCTCGGCGCGGCGTTGAACTTCGTGGTCGCCGCGGCGGCCCTGAGCGCCTCGCCGATCGCCGCCGCGCTGCTGCACTCGGCGAGGCCGCTGGTGCAGCCGTTCCTCCAGCTTTTGTAG